In the genome of Anomalospiza imberbis isolate Cuckoo-Finch-1a 21T00152 chromosome 29, ASM3175350v1, whole genome shotgun sequence, one region contains:
- the LOC137463604 gene encoding scale keratin-like — MSCYDLYPSSACGVIRPQPLADSGNEPCVRQCPDSTTVIQPPPVVVTMPGPILSSFPQDSVVGSAGAPVLPASGASLGYGGLYGYGGYGPLGYGGLWGYGGYGPLGYGGLWGYGGLGYCGGYRGLYGSGRLFGSGYCSPYSSWYGRYGRGFWGIC; from the coding sequence ATGTCCTGCTACGACCTGTACCCCTCCTCTGCCTGCGGCGTCATccggccccagcccctggctgaCAGCGGGAACGAGCCGTGTGTCCGCCAGTGCCCTGACTCCACCACCGTGATCCAGCCTCCTCCTGTGGTGGTCACTATGCCCggccccatcctcagctccttcccgcAGGATTCCGTGGTGGGATCTGCTGGAGCGCCCGTCCTCCCAGCCTCTGGGGCCTCCCTGGGCTATGGGGGTCTCTATGGATATGGGGGTTACGGACCCCTGGGCTACGGGGGCCTGTGGGGCTATGGGGGTTACGGACCCCTGGGCTACGGGGGCCTGTGGGGCTATGGGGGTCTGGGTTACTGTGGGGGGTACCGGGGCCTGTACGGCTCTGGCAGACTCTTTGGCTCTGGCTATTGCAGCCCCTACTCCTCCTGGTACGGCCGCTACGGCCGCGGCTTCTGGGGGATCTGCTAA